From a single Paraburkholderia sp. FT54 genomic region:
- a CDS encoding helix-turn-helix domain-containing protein, with amino-acid sequence MDSLVTAAARALAAGDPLGALNRVALRDDAPALALRGIAMAQLGDLVRAKALVRSAARAFGAKEPVARARCVVAEAEIALVSRDLNWPTKALEAARATLEAHGDRLNAAHARYLAVRRLLLIGRLDEAERALAGLDPTPFPPALRTAHELVVAGVALRRLQTKAARAALERARRAAGLAGIHALTAEVDNATLVLNAPAARLLACGEERPLLLDEVEALLASKALIVDACRHVVRDAGAAISLAGRPVLFVLARVLAEAWPEDVSRDELVARAFRAKAADESHRARLRVELGRLRSVLRTVAGVSATPRGFALVPRHAHEVVVLARPVEDKHAPVLALLADGESWSSSALALALGASQRTVQRSLDTLAAQDKVQSLGRGRARRWMTPPMPGFTTTLLLPAPLPID; translated from the coding sequence ATGGACTCGCTAGTGACAGCGGCGGCGCGCGCGCTCGCCGCGGGTGATCCGCTCGGCGCGCTGAACCGCGTCGCTTTGCGCGACGACGCGCCCGCGCTCGCGTTGCGCGGCATCGCCATGGCGCAACTCGGCGATCTGGTTCGGGCGAAAGCGCTCGTGCGAAGCGCCGCGCGCGCCTTCGGCGCGAAAGAGCCGGTGGCCCGCGCGCGCTGTGTCGTCGCCGAGGCCGAGATCGCGCTCGTCTCGCGCGATCTGAACTGGCCGACTAAAGCGCTGGAAGCCGCACGGGCCACGCTCGAAGCGCACGGCGACCGGCTCAACGCCGCTCATGCGCGCTATCTCGCGGTGCGGCGCCTGCTGCTGATCGGGCGTCTCGACGAAGCCGAACGCGCACTTGCCGGGCTCGATCCCACGCCGTTTCCACCGGCCTTGAGAACCGCGCACGAACTGGTCGTGGCGGGTGTCGCGCTGCGCCGTCTTCAGACCAAAGCGGCACGCGCCGCGCTCGAGCGAGCCCGGCGCGCCGCGGGTCTCGCGGGTATCCACGCACTGACCGCGGAGGTCGACAACGCCACGCTCGTGCTGAACGCACCCGCGGCACGACTGCTCGCGTGTGGCGAAGAGCGCCCATTGTTGCTCGACGAGGTGGAAGCGCTGCTGGCATCGAAGGCATTGATCGTGGACGCGTGCCGCCACGTCGTGCGCGACGCGGGCGCGGCGATCTCGCTGGCCGGCCGTCCGGTGTTGTTCGTGCTTGCACGCGTGCTGGCCGAAGCGTGGCCGGAGGACGTGTCGCGCGACGAGCTCGTTGCGCGAGCCTTCCGGGCCAAGGCCGCCGATGAATCGCATCGCGCGCGCCTGCGGGTCGAACTTGGGCGGCTGCGTTCGGTGCTTCGCACGGTGGCCGGCGTGAGCGCGACGCCGCGCGGGTTCGCGCTGGTGCCGCGGCACGCGCACGAGGTGGTCGTGCTGGCGCGGCCTGTCGAGGACAAACATGCGCCCGTGCTTGCCTTGCTCGCCGACGGTGAGTCGTGGTCGAGCTCGGCCCTCGCGCTCGCGCTTGGCGCGAGCCAGCGCACCGTGCAGCGAAGCCTCGATACGCTCGCGGCTCAAGACAAGGTGCAGTCGCTCGGACGAGGACGGGCGCGTCGCTGGATGACGCCGCCCATGCCTGGATTCACGACGACCTTGTTACTCCCCGCTCCATTGCCGATTGATTAG
- a CDS encoding DUF899 domain-containing protein — protein sequence MTTKHSIGTREEWLGARLELLEAEKALTRQSDELVRQRQALPWVRIDKAYRFETDEGSASLADLFRGRSQLLVYHFMFGPDYTAGCPSCSAVADGFNGSVVHLANHDVAMTAISRAPLAKLQGYKRRMGWTFPWASSAGSDFNFDINVSFTEQQQREGSVEYNFQRGGHAMDAAPAPAPVVEFATACGTDAPTYSLDRPGMSAFVLEDGVVYHTYSTYGRGVDALWGMYQWLDRAPKGRNETGVWWRRHDEYEKH from the coding sequence ATGACGACGAAACACAGCATCGGCACACGGGAAGAATGGCTGGGCGCGCGGCTCGAACTGCTCGAAGCGGAAAAGGCGCTCACGCGGCAGAGCGATGAACTGGTCCGGCAGCGCCAGGCACTGCCCTGGGTCCGAATCGACAAGGCATACCGGTTCGAGACCGATGAAGGCAGCGCCTCGCTGGCCGATCTCTTTCGGGGACGCTCGCAGTTGCTCGTCTATCACTTCATGTTCGGCCCCGACTACACCGCGGGCTGCCCGTCGTGTTCGGCGGTCGCGGACGGGTTCAACGGCTCGGTGGTCCATCTGGCGAATCACGACGTCGCAATGACGGCGATATCGCGGGCGCCGCTCGCGAAGCTGCAGGGGTACAAGCGGCGCATGGGATGGACGTTTCCGTGGGCATCGTCGGCCGGCAGCGACTTCAACTTCGACATCAACGTCTCGTTCACCGAGCAGCAGCAGCGCGAAGGAAGCGTCGAATACAATTTCCAGCGCGGCGGCCATGCGATGGATGCGGCGCCGGCGCCGGCGCCCGTGGTCGAGTTCGCGACCGCCTGCGGAACCGACGCGCCGACGTATTCGCTCGACCGGCCCGGTATGAGCGCATTCGTGCTCGAAGACGGCGTCGTGTACCACACGTATTCCACTTACGGACGCGGTGTGGACGCGCTGTGGGGCATGTATCAGTGGCTCGATCGCGCGCCCAAAGGACGCAACGAAACGGGAGTGTGGTGGCGCAGGCATGACGAGTACGAGAAGCACTGA
- a CDS encoding methyl-accepting chemotaxis protein, with protein MVRFSFTQKLWLPLVVSLVALLAVSVSAAWLSRQTRIEERKNDLVNVAHVGLSIVTEYAALAQSGALSEADARRQALERLRGIRYGEDGYFLVIDSTPRMVMHAMKPALNGKDLASTADADGRHHYVTFAAVAQAPNGGFVDYVFPHPQQPPAAAVGKIGYVVRYAPWDWIIATGAYVDDIDAAFKESLYFVGGIFAGVALLLSALVSLTNRSIQRTIGGDPAYVAQVAGEVTQGNLAIPIDIRQGDESSLLHTMQRMRDALAHTIEQIKGAADKVATGAREIAGGNADLSARTENQAASLEETAASMEQMTAMVRQTAENAQTASQLTTGAEQIVNRGGEMAAQAVSTMQEISTESHKMVEIIAVIEGIAFQTNILALNAAVEAARAGDTGRGFAVVAGEVRTLAQRSAAAAKEIRTLISRAVEKVGSGAELVGQTGATIDSAREAIAKVSGVMRDIAAAAAEQSAGINQVGDAVAQMDSVTQQNAALVEQAAAVAQTLTEQARLLQVSISQFNLDPQGAGDEGGPLRVHRSPATEARGFAAVV; from the coding sequence ATGGTCCGATTCAGTTTCACACAGAAACTCTGGCTGCCGCTGGTCGTCAGCCTCGTGGCACTTCTCGCGGTGTCGGTGTCGGCGGCGTGGCTGTCGCGGCAGACGCGCATCGAGGAGCGTAAAAACGATCTGGTGAACGTGGCGCATGTCGGGCTCAGTATCGTGACGGAATATGCGGCGCTGGCGCAAAGCGGCGCGCTCAGCGAAGCGGACGCTCGCCGGCAGGCGCTCGAACGGCTGCGCGGCATACGGTACGGCGAGGACGGCTATTTCCTCGTGATCGATTCGACACCGCGCATGGTCATGCATGCGATGAAGCCCGCGTTGAACGGCAAGGATCTCGCCAGCACCGCCGATGCCGACGGCCGTCACCACTACGTGACCTTCGCCGCGGTCGCGCAGGCGCCGAACGGCGGCTTCGTCGATTATGTGTTCCCGCATCCGCAGCAGCCGCCCGCCGCCGCGGTCGGCAAGATCGGCTACGTCGTGCGCTATGCGCCGTGGGACTGGATCATCGCAACGGGCGCTTACGTGGACGACATCGACGCCGCGTTCAAGGAGTCGCTGTATTTCGTCGGCGGAATCTTTGCCGGTGTTGCGCTGTTGCTGTCGGCGCTTGTCTCGCTGACCAATCGGAGCATCCAGCGCACAATCGGCGGCGATCCGGCCTACGTCGCGCAAGTGGCCGGCGAAGTCACCCAGGGCAACCTCGCGATTCCCATCGACATTCGCCAGGGCGATGAATCGAGCCTGCTGCATACGATGCAGCGCATGCGCGACGCGCTCGCCCACACGATCGAACAGATCAAGGGCGCAGCCGACAAGGTGGCGACGGGCGCGCGCGAGATTGCCGGTGGAAACGCGGATCTGTCCGCACGCACGGAAAATCAGGCGGCGTCGCTCGAGGAAACCGCGGCGAGCATGGAGCAAATGACGGCAATGGTCCGACAGACGGCGGAGAACGCGCAGACAGCGAGCCAACTGACCACCGGCGCGGAGCAGATCGTCAATCGCGGCGGCGAGATGGCGGCGCAAGCAGTATCGACGATGCAGGAGATTTCGACGGAATCGCACAAGATGGTGGAGATCATCGCGGTCATCGAAGGCATCGCTTTTCAGACCAATATTCTCGCGCTGAACGCCGCGGTGGAAGCGGCCAGGGCCGGCGACACAGGGCGTGGTTTCGCGGTCGTCGCCGGCGAGGTGCGCACGCTCGCGCAGCGCAGCGCGGCGGCGGCGAAGGAAATCCGGACGCTGATCAGCCGCGCGGTGGAGAAGGTCGGGAGCGGCGCCGAACTCGTCGGACAAACCGGCGCGACGATTGACTCCGCCCGCGAGGCCATTGCGAAAGTGTCGGGCGTCATGCGCGATATCGCGGCGGCCGCCGCCGAGCAGAGCGCCGGCATCAATCAGGTCGGCGACGCCGTCGCGCAAATGGATAGCGTAACGCAGCAAAATGCGGCGCTGGTCGAGCAGGCCGCGGCGGTGGCGCAGACGCTGACGGAACAGGCGAGGCTGCTGCAGGTCTCGATCAGTCAGTTCAATCTGGATCCGCAGGGTGCCGGTGACGAAGGCGGGCCGCTGCGGGTCCACCGCTCGCCAGCGACAGAAGCGCGTGGATTCGCGGCCGTCGTCTGA
- a CDS encoding porin translates to MAQVAAWSRRVGWRAGVGGAGLLFCLQSVAASDGGAGTVTLYGVLDTSLEITDPGSGWTPRLDSGAYRGSRFGLRGSEPLGNGTDLIFTLENGFSSADGTLQTPGVLFNRQAWIGARNAWGEVRFGRQYSPIYIPFKGDLDAFGAGTIASGLNNLSKITPYASNAIAYFSPVVGGFSATVMTAIRDPSENDGNGIDGYYVTAAYQIDNLRLLYARQQTHGAGALRANLGGATYAIDKVRVWLAFFNGDGGTPLYHGAGGSLSAQYSLSANARASLGYAHVRDYTGAGASADQFSVAFEYNFSRTLLLYFSAAYLANHDDASFTLRGVNVIGLPVAYPGAPVKGVQLGVLERF, encoded by the coding sequence ATGGCGCAGGTCGCGGCCTGGAGCCGCCGCGTGGGCTGGCGCGCGGGCGTAGGCGGCGCGGGGCTGCTATTTTGCTTGCAGAGCGTGGCGGCGTCCGATGGCGGCGCGGGCACCGTCACACTGTATGGCGTGCTGGACACCAGCCTTGAAATAACCGACCCCGGCTCCGGCTGGACTCCACGCCTGGACTCGGGCGCCTATCGCGGTTCGCGGTTCGGCTTGCGCGGCAGCGAGCCGCTCGGCAACGGCACCGATCTGATCTTCACGCTGGAAAACGGCTTTAGCTCGGCCGACGGCACGCTTCAGACGCCCGGTGTTCTATTCAACCGACAAGCATGGATCGGCGCACGGAACGCGTGGGGCGAGGTGCGTTTCGGCCGGCAATATTCGCCGATCTATATCCCGTTCAAGGGCGACCTCGACGCGTTCGGCGCGGGCACGATCGCCTCCGGACTGAACAACCTGTCGAAGATCACGCCTTACGCCAGCAACGCGATTGCGTATTTCTCACCGGTCGTCGGCGGATTCAGCGCAACCGTCATGACGGCCATTCGCGATCCTTCAGAGAACGATGGCAACGGCATTGACGGATACTACGTCACCGCCGCCTATCAGATCGACAACCTCAGACTGTTATACGCGCGTCAGCAGACGCACGGCGCGGGCGCGCTGCGGGCGAATCTCGGCGGCGCGACCTACGCGATCGACAAAGTGCGAGTGTGGCTCGCGTTTTTCAACGGCGATGGCGGCACGCCGCTCTATCACGGCGCGGGCGGCTCGCTCTCGGCGCAATACAGCCTTTCCGCGAATGCCCGCGCGTCGCTGGGCTATGCGCACGTGCGCGACTATACCGGCGCCGGCGCGAGCGCCGACCAGTTCAGCGTGGCGTTCGAATACAACTTTTCGCGCACCTTGCTGCTCTATTTCAGCGCGGCCTATCTCGCGAATCACGACGATGCCAGCTTCACCCTGCGCGGCGTCAATGTGATTGGCCTGCCGGTTGCGTATCCTGGCGCGCCGGTCAAGGGCGTGCAGCTCGGCGTGCTGGAGCGGTTCTAG
- a CDS encoding sorbosone dehydrogenase family protein, with amino-acid sequence MRQLNRLALLMLLPLAACAAGPSSSTDTGFGPSPALPAPESSLITTVNVAPVQPRTTDFRPTAPHGFVVTEFASGLTHPRWLYSLPNGDVLVAESNAPEQHDEGSGVFGWIRRQVMKRAGAGTPSPDRIVLLRDTTGSGVADQQTVFLRGLHSPFGMALIGKQLYVADTDAILRFDYTPDATQVDTPGVKVADLPAGPINHHWTKNILADRSGKHLYVTVGSNSNAGENGAGAEDGRARILEFDVASGQMRPFATGLRNPNGLSWQPESGALWTAVNERDDLGNNLVPDYMTAVKDGAFYGFPYSYYGQHIDTRVKPQRPDLVATAIAPDYALGNHTASLGLAFYDRTLFPAHYRGGAFVGQHGSWNRKPFSGYKVVFIPFAKGQPAGAPENFLSGFLTTDGHAVGRPVGVAVDTRGALLVADDVGNAVWRVTPRTDTGAAAATPPAR; translated from the coding sequence ATGCGTCAGTTAAACCGCCTTGCCTTATTGATGCTGCTGCCGCTGGCCGCGTGCGCAGCAGGCCCGTCGAGTTCCACCGATACCGGCTTTGGGCCGTCACCAGCGCTGCCCGCGCCGGAATCGTCACTGATCACCACGGTCAATGTCGCGCCCGTTCAGCCGCGGACCACCGACTTTCGTCCCACCGCCCCGCACGGCTTTGTCGTGACGGAATTCGCGAGCGGGCTGACTCACCCACGCTGGCTCTACTCGTTGCCGAACGGCGACGTGCTCGTGGCGGAAAGCAACGCGCCCGAACAACACGACGAAGGAAGCGGCGTGTTCGGCTGGATCAGGCGGCAGGTCATGAAACGCGCGGGAGCCGGCACGCCGAGCCCCGACCGTATCGTGCTGTTGCGCGATACGACCGGCAGCGGCGTCGCCGATCAACAGACCGTGTTCCTTCGTGGCCTGCACTCGCCGTTCGGTATGGCGCTGATCGGCAAGCAACTCTATGTCGCCGATACGGACGCCATTCTGCGATTCGACTACACCCCCGACGCGACCCAGGTCGACACGCCTGGCGTTAAGGTGGCCGATTTGCCGGCTGGCCCGATCAACCATCACTGGACCAAAAACATCCTCGCCGACCGTTCGGGCAAACATCTCTACGTGACGGTGGGATCGAACAGCAATGCCGGAGAAAACGGCGCCGGGGCAGAAGACGGACGCGCACGGATTCTCGAATTCGACGTGGCGTCCGGCCAGATGCGGCCCTTCGCGACAGGATTGCGCAACCCCAACGGATTGTCCTGGCAGCCGGAAAGCGGCGCGCTATGGACGGCCGTCAACGAGCGGGACGATCTGGGCAACAACCTCGTGCCGGATTACATGACGGCCGTGAAAGACGGCGCGTTTTACGGGTTTCCCTACAGCTATTACGGCCAGCATATCGACACGCGCGTCAAACCTCAGCGACCCGACCTGGTCGCCACGGCAATCGCACCGGACTATGCGCTCGGCAACCATACGGCATCACTCGGTCTGGCTTTTTATGACCGGACGCTGTTCCCGGCGCATTACCGCGGCGGCGCTTTTGTCGGTCAGCATGGGTCATGGAATCGCAAGCCGTTCAGCGGCTACAAGGTGGTGTTCATCCCATTCGCCAAAGGCCAACCCGCTGGCGCTCCGGAAAATTTCCTGAGCGGTTTTCTGACTACCGACGGTCACGCCGTGGGCCGGCCAGTCGGCGTCGCGGTGGATACGCGTGGGGCGCTGCTGGTGGCGGACGACGTCGGCAATGCAGTGTGGCGGGTGACGCCGCGCACCGACACCGGCGCGGCAGCTGCGACGCCGCCGGCTCGATGA
- a CDS encoding dienelactone hydrolase family protein — protein MKQAAGSMITFSRPDGQQIQGYLAKPQKLEGAPAIVVIQEWWGVNDQIRGVADRLAQAGYLALVPDLFRGKTTVEEEEAHHLLDGLNFGDAATQDVRGAVQYLKQHAANVGVTGFCMGGALTLLALCNIPEVSAGVVWYGFPPLEYIDASKIKAPLIGHWATQDEFFVSETVDALESKLKDANVDVEFHRYLAHHAFANETAVGPGRIARTQFDPVWAQQAWDRTLTFFGRTLWK, from the coding sequence ATGAAACAGGCAGCAGGTTCGATGATCACCTTTAGCCGGCCCGACGGCCAGCAAATCCAGGGCTATCTGGCCAAGCCACAGAAGCTGGAGGGCGCGCCCGCCATCGTCGTGATTCAGGAATGGTGGGGCGTCAACGACCAGATTCGCGGCGTGGCGGACCGGCTCGCGCAGGCCGGCTATCTGGCGCTGGTGCCCGATCTCTTTCGAGGCAAAACGACGGTGGAAGAGGAAGAAGCCCACCATCTGCTCGACGGGCTCAATTTCGGCGATGCGGCGACTCAGGACGTGCGCGGCGCCGTCCAGTATCTGAAGCAGCACGCGGCGAACGTCGGCGTGACGGGCTTTTGCATGGGCGGCGCTTTGACCTTGCTCGCGCTGTGCAATATCCCCGAAGTGTCGGCCGGCGTGGTCTGGTATGGCTTCCCGCCGCTGGAATATATCGACGCATCGAAAATCAAGGCGCCGCTGATCGGTCATTGGGCGACGCAAGACGAGTTCTTCGTGTCTGAAACGGTCGACGCACTGGAAAGCAAGTTGAAGGACGCGAATGTCGACGTCGAGTTTCACCGCTATCTCGCCCACCACGCGTTCGCGAACGAAACGGCGGTCGGCCCGGGCCGTATCGCCCGGACGCAGTTCGATCCGGTGTGGGCGCAACAAGCCTGGGATCGCACGCTGACGTTTTTCGGCCGCACTTTGTGGAAGTGA
- a CDS encoding alpha/beta hydrolase: protein MSVAMRSAALGLLTCFALGACVGAPADSRCGEGCKARGQLLDHRVTLTLSAAAFAKLLASSTGGQQLARIAGAPTCGIEIVSFRYRTIGGAGEPTNASGALMIPSGSSAACSGPLPLMLYAHGTTAYRNYNLADITQTDPGNGDGAGEGISVAAMYAAQGYIVVATNYAGYAGSDLPYHPYLNADQQSADVIDSLRAARSALGEAKPESGTRENGKLFVTGYSQGGFVAMATHRALQAAGVKVTASAPGSGPYALAATADALIQGEVNLGATLFSTLIVTGYQHAYGNLYRQPGDFYEAAYASAIETLLPSLQPLNTLFTTGKLPSAHLFSSESPAPRYVSMTPPVSPPLTPLALKPLFAAGFGNANLVRNAYRLTLLEDAAANPDGAFPSPTLAMEPAANPLHPLRQAFKRNDLRNWLPRAPVLMCGGKSDPTVFFFNARIEQAYWQNANVPAGLTSVLDVDSPVVGPNDPYARVKQGFAGAKAEVASQAAAGGATDGGASAVLRAYHGELVASFCMVAARAFFAQF from the coding sequence ATGTCTGTAGCCATGCGAAGCGCGGCCCTCGGGCTGCTGACATGTTTTGCCCTGGGTGCCTGTGTCGGCGCGCCTGCCGACTCCCGATGCGGCGAAGGGTGCAAAGCGCGCGGCCAGCTTCTCGATCACCGCGTCACATTGACGCTGAGCGCCGCGGCGTTTGCGAAATTGCTGGCGTCGAGCACGGGCGGCCAGCAGCTTGCGCGGATTGCCGGTGCGCCCACGTGCGGCATCGAGATCGTAAGCTTTCGCTACCGGACCATCGGCGGCGCGGGCGAGCCTACAAACGCGAGCGGCGCGTTGATGATCCCGTCAGGAAGTTCGGCGGCATGCAGCGGACCGCTTCCTCTGATGCTCTATGCGCACGGCACCACCGCGTATCGCAATTACAACCTCGCCGATATCACGCAAACGGACCCGGGCAACGGCGACGGTGCCGGGGAAGGCATTAGCGTGGCGGCCATGTATGCGGCACAGGGCTACATCGTGGTGGCGACCAACTATGCGGGCTACGCCGGCTCCGATCTTCCGTACCACCCGTATCTGAATGCCGACCAGCAATCCGCCGATGTGATCGACTCGCTGCGGGCGGCGCGCTCGGCACTCGGCGAGGCGAAGCCGGAAAGCGGGACGCGCGAAAACGGCAAGCTATTCGTCACCGGCTATTCGCAAGGCGGCTTCGTTGCAATGGCGACGCATCGCGCGTTGCAGGCGGCCGGCGTCAAGGTGACCGCATCCGCGCCGGGTTCGGGTCCGTACGCACTCGCCGCCACCGCCGACGCGCTCATCCAAGGCGAGGTCAACCTCGGCGCGACGCTCTTCTCGACGCTGATCGTGACGGGTTATCAGCATGCTTACGGGAATCTCTACCGCCAGCCCGGCGATTTCTACGAAGCGGCTTACGCGTCGGCTATCGAAACGTTGCTGCCGAGTCTGCAGCCGCTCAACACGTTGTTCACCACGGGCAAACTGCCGTCCGCGCATCTTTTCAGCAGCGAGTCGCCTGCACCGCGGTACGTCTCGATGACGCCGCCTGTTTCGCCGCCTTTGACGCCGCTGGCCTTGAAACCGCTCTTTGCCGCGGGCTTCGGGAATGCCAACCTCGTGCGCAACGCCTATCGCCTGACACTGCTGGAGGACGCCGCCGCCAATCCCGACGGCGCATTTCCCAGCCCGACCCTTGCGATGGAACCGGCCGCGAATCCGCTGCATCCGTTGCGCCAGGCGTTCAAGCGCAACGACTTGCGCAACTGGCTGCCGCGTGCACCTGTTCTGATGTGCGGCGGCAAGTCGGATCCCACGGTGTTCTTTTTCAATGCGCGCATCGAGCAGGCGTATTGGCAGAACGCCAACGTGCCCGCGGGGCTTACGTCCGTGCTGGATGTGGACTCTCCCGTAGTCGGACCCAACGATCCGTATGCGCGCGTCAAGCAGGGATTCGCGGGCGCGAAAGCAGAGGTCGCGAGTCAGGCCGCGGCCGGCGGCGCGACCGACGGTGGCGCGTCAGCGGTGCTGCGGGCCTATCACGGTGAACTGGTCGCGTCGTTCTGCATGGTGGCGGCGCGGGCGTTCTTCGCCCAGTTCTGA
- a CDS encoding helix-turn-helix domain-containing protein has protein sequence MTTESVTRDTAPANCVHSHFSTRHEAPRAQLPAWRDRLGHFLDVPISRRQLADGFSGQIDSYRVADLAFMDCHTDPVSQTRSVARISTDSVRQFVFHVAVEGTIETRTGPHPKRKATQSTPGILALDMNQPMQMDRNACRVQALFLPRELVESVVPEAESIHGSVIDYHSPLARMIPGQLADLRRSLPAMSGPAAYEAIQNCALLIAAAFGKATGLSGNAHAAARTAMFAAARRYIDAHLDQTDLTPDSVLAASRLSRSTLYRLFEPEGGLAAYIRNRRLREAADDLHRYRDRAIVEIAYGVGFGSASDFTRAFRRAYDMSPSDFRALTR, from the coding sequence GTGACCACCGAGTCCGTGACGAGAGATACGGCTCCTGCGAACTGCGTCCATAGCCACTTTAGTACGCGTCACGAAGCGCCGCGCGCGCAATTGCCCGCGTGGCGCGACCGTCTGGGCCATTTTCTCGATGTACCCATTTCGCGCCGGCAACTGGCCGATGGCTTCAGCGGCCAGATCGACAGCTACCGTGTGGCCGATCTGGCATTCATGGACTGTCATACCGATCCGGTCTCGCAGACGCGATCCGTCGCGCGCATATCCACGGATTCGGTGCGCCAGTTCGTATTCCACGTGGCCGTGGAAGGCACGATCGAAACCCGCACCGGGCCGCATCCGAAACGCAAAGCCACGCAGTCCACGCCGGGCATTCTCGCGCTCGATATGAACCAGCCCATGCAGATGGACCGCAATGCCTGCCGCGTGCAGGCGTTGTTCCTGCCGCGTGAGCTGGTGGAATCCGTGGTGCCGGAAGCGGAGTCGATTCATGGCAGCGTGATCGACTATCACTCGCCGCTTGCGCGCATGATTCCCGGGCAGCTGGCCGACCTGCGCCGAAGCTTGCCCGCGATGAGCGGGCCGGCGGCGTACGAGGCCATCCAGAACTGTGCATTGCTGATCGCGGCGGCGTTCGGGAAGGCGACCGGTTTGAGCGGCAATGCGCACGCCGCTGCTCGCACCGCCATGTTTGCCGCGGCGCGCCGCTATATCGATGCCCATCTCGATCAGACGGATCTGACGCCCGACAGCGTGCTCGCCGCGTCGCGGCTTTCGCGGTCCACGCTGTACCGATTGTTCGAGCCCGAGGGCGGGCTGGCCGCGTACATCCGCAACCGCAGACTGCGTGAAGCCGCCGACGATCTGCATCGATACCGGGATAGAGCGATCGTCGAGATCGCTTACGGCGTCGGCTTTGGTAGCGCGTCGGATTTCACCCGCGCGTTTCGTCGGGCTTACGATATGTCACCGAGCGACTTCCGGGCGCTGACGCGATAG
- a CDS encoding Zn-dependent hydrolase — protein MVKIDPDRLLSDLKQLRSFGATGPGVVRLALSPVDLASREWLAGRMTQAGLEAVIDGVGTVFGRSRKSGPALVIGSHTDTQPTGGWLDGAMGVIYGLEIARALAENEATRHFAVDVASWIDEEGTFSGLLGSRSFVGESVDEAIHGASNRQGQRLEDVLASAGLSGRPRARFEPGRQVAYLEPHIEQGGRLEAAGKSIGVVTTIVGLRELRLRFTGQRNHAGTTPMAIRRDAGAALVAFIPQMNAAFAQLADADTVWTVGRIDLDPGSLSVVPGAAELCLQFRDANAARLQAMEDTLAGLVRDFNARGSVSVELTTIDEPMQPVSMHAALADHLARAADAVAPGQWIRMPSGAAHDAQVIARCMPACMMFVPSIGGVSHDFIEDTAEAHIVLGCQVAATAAAAILQEQWAKRS, from the coding sequence GTGGTGAAGATCGATCCGGACCGCTTGCTGTCCGATCTCAAGCAACTGCGCAGTTTCGGCGCCACGGGTCCGGGCGTCGTTCGGCTGGCGCTCTCGCCGGTGGATCTGGCGTCGCGCGAATGGCTGGCCGGGCGCATGACGCAGGCGGGACTCGAGGCCGTGATCGACGGTGTCGGGACCGTGTTCGGACGCTCGCGCAAAAGCGGGCCGGCCCTCGTGATCGGCTCTCATACCGACACGCAGCCGACCGGCGGCTGGCTCGACGGCGCGATGGGCGTGATCTACGGCCTCGAGATTGCGCGAGCGCTCGCGGAAAACGAGGCGACGCGTCACTTCGCGGTGGACGTGGCGTCGTGGATCGATGAAGAAGGCACGTTCTCCGGCCTGCTCGGCAGCCGCAGTTTTGTGGGCGAGAGCGTCGACGAGGCGATCCACGGCGCCTCCAACAGGCAAGGGCAACGTCTCGAAGACGTGCTCGCAAGCGCGGGTCTGAGCGGGCGGCCGCGTGCGCGCTTCGAGCCGGGCCGGCAGGTCGCCTATCTCGAACCGCATATCGAACAGGGCGGCCGGCTGGAAGCGGCCGGGAAGTCCATCGGTGTCGTCACCACGATCGTCGGGCTGCGCGAATTGCGGCTGCGTTTCACGGGGCAGCGCAACCATGCCGGTACGACGCCCATGGCGATCCGGCGCGACGCGGGCGCGGCGCTGGTCGCCTTTATCCCGCAGATGAACGCGGCGTTCGCGCAACTCGCCGATGCCGATACCGTCTGGACGGTGGGCCGCATCGACCTCGACCCGGGCTCGCTGAGCGTCGTACCGGGCGCGGCCGAGTTGTGCCTGCAATTCCGCGACGCGAACGCCGCGCGTTTGCAGGCGATGGAAGACACGCTCGCCGGTCTGGTGCGGGACTTCAATGCGCGCGGCTCAGTGAGCGTGGAGCTGACGACCATCGACGAACCGATGCAGCCGGTGAGCATGCACGCGGCGCTCGCGGACCATCTCGCCCGCGCCGCCGACGCGGTGGCGCCGGGCCAATGGATCCGCATGCCGAGCGGCGCCGCGCACGATGCGCAGGTCATCGCCCGCTGCATGCCGGCTTGCATGATGTTCGTGCCGAGCATCGGCGGCGTGAGCCACGATTTCATCGAAGATACGGCCGAGGCGCACATCGTCCTCGGCTGCCAGGTCGCGGCCACGGCTGCGGCGGCGATTCTGCAGGAACAATGGGCGAAACGATCGTGA